The window ACAAATACCTGGTCAGCGAAGCCTATGCCGAAGTGCTCAAAGTCCCTGTCGATGGGGCGCCGGTCTGGCTGACACTGCCTTCGGAACTGGTGTCTCAGGCCCGGGCCAAGGGCATGCTGCAACATTTCAATGCCATTTATGAAGGGTTGGCGATCAGCCCTGACGGCAATCGCTTATGGCTGGCTGCCGAGCGGGATCAGCGCGGGTTACTGGTGGTCAGCCGTGAAAATGACACCTGGCGCTGCAAAGACAGTTGCGTGTTGCGCACCGAGCCCGGCAAAGAAGTCTTGCCGCCGCAGGTGGGAGGCAAGTCGGTGTCTCGGGATTTCGCCGACCTGTCGCTGTTCAACGGCAAGCTCTACGCCCTGGAGCGATCGGCCTATCGCATCTGTCGCCGTACCCTGCAAACCGGCGCCAATGAACGCTGCTGGTCGTTTTCCGCAGAAGCGCTCAAACCCAATCGGCTCTACGATCAACGTTATGGCCTGACTGAAGCGCTGGTGGTCGACGAGACGGGCGCCTGGGTGGGTGTGGATAACAATTTTGGTGAGCGCGCTGATGGCGAGAAACGCCCGATTGTCTGGCGTTTCGCGGCACCGGCAGGTGGCTGGGGCGAGCGGCCATGAGCCAGCAACTTCCCGGCAAGCGTGCGGGCAAGGTGTTGATGATCCTGGCCTGGGCCGCAGCGCTGTTTCTGGCAACACGTTACTTTGGCGAGTGGGAAGACCGTCAGGAAAACCCCAACGCGGTGGTCACCTCGCAACACGGTGAGGGTTATATCGAAGTGCAATTGGTGGGAAATCGCCAAGGGCATTTCGTCAGCTCGGGCAAGATCAATGATCAGCCCGTGCAGTTTTTGCTGGATACGGGCGCTACCGATGTGGCGATTCCGGGCAAGGTGGCTGATACC of the Paucimonas lemoignei genome contains:
- a CDS encoding DNA topoisomerase IV subunit B; this translates as MPDTLVSCRKAAWAGLLAIALVAPAVAAPLEQLALVSEHPVDGMVGGNLSGLAVCNGRLWTVSDRDDELIYSLDTTHTIWQAEPQAMAVPPAPESDLPVNLRSLAQLSSIVRGGSLDFEGISCDAAGNKYLVSEAYAEVLKVPVDGAPVWLTLPSELVSQARAKGMLQHFNAIYEGLAISPDGNRLWLAAERDQRGLLVVSRENDTWRCKDSCVLRTEPGKEVLPPQVGGKSVSRDFADLSLFNGKLYALERSAYRICRRTLQTGANERCWSFSAEALKPNRLYDQRYGLTEALVVDETGAWVGVDNNFGERADGEKRPIVWRFAAPAGGWGERP
- a CDS encoding transporter, whose product is MSQQLPGKRAGKVLMILAWAAALFLATRYFGEWEDRQENPNAVVTSQHGEGYIEVQLVGNRQGHFVSSGKINDQPVQFLLDTGATDVAIPGKVADTLQLQRGAPVWVSTANGRSQGFRTSIEHLQLGDIVLNNVRALVVPGLDGEQVLLGMSAMKQLEFTQRGGTMLLRQTTK